One window of the Colletotrichum destructivum chromosome 4, complete sequence genome contains the following:
- a CDS encoding Putative Zinc finger, HIT-type: MADPLLTSLCAICHVEPPRYKCPRCTIRTCSLACTKRHKAWSSCNGIRDATAYVPPSKLKTAAGVDHDFNFLSGIERAVQRSEKEIVEERQLLRPEDLRPIEVRSVQWKTGRDGRKKRVLVTEVLKGDGGSARQEALMSMPFKKRLSKFGILLRRAPTGMARQKENGTNFSKASGRINWQVEWLLVPPGTGAGIETMEQQQEEDEAKNRTKRILAKALDDVPLYKAFAWGQRFFHDEQARKEQQRQKQHDDDDNNNGGGDEAQDGTNDNVSRPKKRRKHQHKPGQSLATAQDTETGAWHPGRFCMQTSARGAWTPHTGVAPYTGTTEEEEAQKSRYAFYLAGTTSAATSAAGKTVVHAVDATVPLGDALRDMTVLEFPTIYVVETGAALPESLLDEPKPVRLTQKRKRETPVSGKRGGFGKGGKKGRRNLEEGELPSDGEESDVADEDVDRFAAAVEQIIAEESLGEEDDDESMTSSSGSDSDSDEDVKASLAAKLARLKKQSA, from the coding sequence atggccgaccCCCTCCTCACCAGCCTCTGCGCAATCTGCCATGTTGAGCCACCCAGGTACAAGTGCCCGCGCTGTACGATTCGCACCTGCTCCCTCGCCTGCACGAAGCGCCACAAGGCCTGGTCCTCTTGCAACGGCATCCGCGACGCGACGGCCTACGTCCCGCCGTCGAAGCTcaagaccgccgccggcgtaGACCACGACTTCAACTTCCTCTCGGGCATTGAGCGCGCCGTGCAGCGCTCCGAGAAGGAGATTGTCGAGGAGAGGCAGCTCCTGCGCCCAGAGGACCTGCGGCCTATCGAGGTCCGCAGCGTGCAGTGGAAGACCGGGCGGGATGGCCGCAAGAAGAGGGTCCTCGTGACGGAGGTGCTGAAGggtgacggcggcagcgcgaggCAGGAGGCGCTCATGTCGATGCCATTCAAGAAGAGATTGAGCAAGTTTGGCATCTTATTGAGGCGCGCACCGACGGGAATGGCGAGGCAGAAGGAGAACGGCACAAACTTTAGCAAGGCTTCGGGCCGGATCAACTGGCAGGTTGAGTGGCTGCTCGTCCCCCCCGGCACAGGGGCCGGAATCGAGACGATGGAGCAACAgcaagaggaggacgaagccAAGAACCGAACGAAGCGAATACTGGCCAAGGCGCTCGACGATGTTCCGCTGTACAAAGCCTTTGCCTGGGGGCAGAGGTTCTTCCACGACGAGCAGGCTAGAAAGGAGCAACAGCGCCAGAAGcaacacgacgacgacgataacAAcaacggtggcggcgacgaggcgcaGGACGGCACCAACGACAATGTATCCCGCCCCAAGAAGCGGCGCAAACACCAGCACAAGCCGGGTCAGTCTCTCGCCACGGCCCAGGACACGGAGACGGGTGCCTGGCACCCGGGTCGCTTCTGCATGCAGACCTCGGCACGCGGGGCCTGGACCCCTCACACCGGCGTGGCTCCCTACACGGGCACaacggaggaggaggaggcgcagAAGAGCCGGTACGCGTTCTACCTCGCGGGCACGACGTCCGCGGCGACGTCCGCGGCGGGGAAGACGGTCGTCCACGCCGTTGACGCGACGGTGCCTCTCGGCGATGCGTTGCGTGACATGACGGTTCTCGAGTTCCCCACCATCTACGTCGTCGAGACTGGCGCCGCGCTGCCGGAATCTCTCCTGGACGAGCCGAAACCGGTGCGTCTCACGCAGAAACGCAAGCGCGAAACCCCGGTATCGGGCAAGAGAGGGGGCTTCGGCAAAGGGGGCAAGAAAGGCCGGCGCAACCTTGAAGAGGGCGAGCTGCCGAGCGATGGGGAGGAGAGCGAcgtggccgacgaggacgtcgatagattcgccgccgccgttgagcagatcatcgccgaggagagcctgggcgaagaggacgacgacgagagtATGACGAGCAGCTCTGGGTCTGACTCGGACAGTGACGAAGACGTCAAGGCTAGCCTCGCTGCCAAGCTGGCCCGCCTGAAGAAACAGTCGGCGTAA